One region of Coraliomargarita parva genomic DNA includes:
- a CDS encoding PAC2 family protein: protein MAEQSNLNKPWLVAVWPGMGGVASSAGYYLMSKLGMHQLAEFSPRDLFDIEYIDVQGGIIHPGRLPRSRFFVWKDPEAKRDILVFIGEAQPPIGKHAFCHRMIQFAQQLDVQRVVTFAAMATGMHPEHDARTFAAATSEDGLAELRSLNTEILEKGRIGGLNGALLGVAAEDGLDGVCLLGEMPHVFAQLPNPKAAYAVLETFCRLAGVHLDLAELKQQADQAGVQLGKLLGNVEQMMRQHAGDGAAPAEAVPDDEESGLDPGDRQHIETLFEQARQDRSKAYELKAELDRLKLFDKYEDRFLDLFRSS, encoded by the coding sequence ATGGCGGAACAATCGAATCTGAACAAACCGTGGCTGGTTGCGGTATGGCCCGGCATGGGCGGGGTGGCGTCCAGCGCGGGATACTACCTGATGTCCAAGCTTGGCATGCATCAGTTGGCCGAGTTTTCACCCCGTGATCTCTTCGACATTGAATACATCGATGTGCAAGGTGGAATCATTCATCCCGGCCGTCTACCGCGCAGCCGTTTTTTTGTCTGGAAGGATCCGGAGGCGAAGCGCGACATACTGGTCTTTATCGGTGAGGCGCAACCGCCCATCGGCAAGCATGCCTTTTGCCACCGGATGATCCAGTTTGCCCAGCAACTGGACGTACAGCGAGTGGTTACCTTTGCCGCGATGGCGACCGGGATGCACCCTGAACATGATGCACGTACCTTTGCCGCAGCGACCTCGGAGGACGGCTTGGCCGAGCTGCGGAGCTTGAACACCGAAATACTAGAGAAAGGCCGAATTGGTGGCTTGAACGGCGCGCTGCTCGGGGTGGCCGCCGAGGATGGACTCGACGGCGTTTGCCTGCTGGGCGAGATGCCTCATGTCTTCGCGCAGCTTCCGAACCCCAAAGCCGCCTATGCCGTGCTTGAGACTTTTTGCCGGTTGGCAGGGGTCCATCTCGATCTTGCGGAACTGAAGCAACAAGCCGATCAGGCAGGCGTGCAACTTGGTAAACTTTTGGGGAATGTCGAACAGATGATGCGGCAGCACGCGGGCGATGGGGCCGCGCCGGCTGAGGCCGTACCCGATGACGAGGAATCCGGACTGGACCCCGGTGACCGGCAACACATCGAAACCCTGTTCGAACAAGCCCGTCAGGACCGCTCGAAAGCCTACGAACTGAAGGCCGAACTCGACCGACTCAAACTGTTCGACAAGTACGAGGACCGCTTTCTCGATCTATTTCGCTCATCCTGA
- a CDS encoding PEP-CTERM sorting domain-containing protein (PEP-CTERM proteins occur, often in large numbers, in the proteomes of bacteria that also encode an exosortase, a predicted intramembrane cysteine proteinase. The presence of a PEP-CTERM domain at a protein's C-terminus predicts cleavage within the sorting domain, followed by covalent anchoring to some some component of the (usually Gram-negative) cell surface. Many PEP-CTERM proteins exhibit an unusual sequence composition that includes large numbers of potential glycosylation sites. Expression of one such protein has been shown restore the ability of a bacterium to form floc, a type of biofilm.), protein MSYQILAGFLFASALTLSAQTTYLIDFNTTRTTSTFPGGASAWNVYAADTDIEGSAVTIADTSGSTATGITLIGAGSLTDSGNTETLDNGGPSWVTEGNSSNAAGDYFFTSTGSGAESFTLTFGNLVEDSQISLDLFSSRYTDTATGYFEYSIDDGSTWYGFSVLEKDGTATTDVYWLGEDTSSSPYRGKSDGDALGRYMNEIITLSGTTSLQIKVTDYVTGSGTYTVLNALRLTVIPEPSNYALISAGFAAGLIALRRRR, encoded by the coding sequence ATGTCGTATCAAATTTTGGCAGGATTTCTTTTCGCCAGCGCTCTTACATTGTCCGCGCAAACGACCTATCTGATCGATTTTAACACGACCCGGACCACTTCGACTTTTCCGGGCGGTGCCTCGGCTTGGAATGTCTACGCGGCGGATACAGATATCGAAGGATCCGCAGTCACGATTGCCGACACCTCCGGATCGACTGCTACGGGCATTACTCTGATTGGAGCTGGTAGTCTTACGGACTCGGGCAATACCGAAACACTGGATAATGGGGGCCCCTCCTGGGTCACGGAAGGAAATAGCAGTAATGCGGCGGGTGATTATTTTTTCACCAGCACCGGGAGCGGTGCCGAATCTTTCACTCTGACCTTCGGAAACTTGGTTGAGGACTCTCAAATCTCTCTGGATCTTTTCTCCAGCCGTTACACGGACACCGCGACTGGTTATTTCGAATATTCAATCGACGACGGCTCGACTTGGTATGGCTTCTCCGTTCTTGAGAAAGATGGAACGGCGACAACGGATGTTTATTGGCTAGGCGAAGACACCAGCAGTTCGCCTTATCGCGGGAAAAGCGACGGTGATGCTTTGGGACGCTACATGAATGAAATCATTACACTTTCCGGAACGACTTCATTGCAGATCAAAGTGACAGATTATGTTACCGGTTCCGGCACCTATACTGTGTTGAATGCACTCCGATTGACGGTCATTCCCGAACCCTCCAACTATGCGCTGATTTCAGCGGGTTTCGCGGCCGGCTTGATCGCGCTCCGTCGCCGGAGATAA
- a CDS encoding ArsC/Spx/MgsR family protein: MNNETTSCALDGLSKSDNIQPDQIKGIVSFYGKAGCKGNARQMEQLKEAGYVVQFVDLLSRKLEAKELLNFFAGRSIHDCVNLRAPQITAGEFKPETLSEDELLQAMIESPILIKRPLLFFRGEFACGSDHPLMARLLGDVTPVEGCQRDDDCSHHQGA, translated from the coding sequence ATGAACAACGAAACGACCAGCTGTGCACTCGACGGACTGAGCAAGTCCGACAACATCCAACCGGACCAAATAAAAGGGATCGTCTCTTTCTATGGGAAAGCCGGCTGCAAAGGCAATGCCCGCCAGATGGAGCAGCTAAAGGAAGCCGGCTACGTGGTGCAGTTTGTCGACCTTCTGAGCCGGAAGCTGGAAGCGAAGGAGTTGCTCAATTTCTTCGCCGGTCGCAGCATCCACGACTGCGTCAATCTACGCGCGCCACAAATCACGGCGGGCGAGTTTAAGCCTGAGACCTTAAGCGAAGACGAGCTGCTGCAGGCGATGATCGAGTCTCCGATTCTGATCAAGCGTCCCCTGCTCTTCTTCCGCGGCGAGTTTGCCTGTGGCTCGGACCACCCGCTGATGGCTCGCCTCCTTGGCGATGTCACGCCGGTCGAGGGCTGCCAGCGAGATGACGACTGCAGTCATCATCAAGGGGCATAA
- a CDS encoding MBL fold metallo-hydrolase RNA specificity domain-containing protein, translated as MKIKIHFLGASQNVTGSQYVVEANNQRIMIDCGYYQERALQDRNWEPFKVPPEDLDAVLLTHAHLDHCGLLPKLGKEGLRAKIYCTSATGDIAKIVMGDSAKIQEEDVAFKKKRHKKAGREAKHPYVPLFTVQDAERVGGLMSYVKFETPVRIADGFEATFFESGHILGAASILLKIQSGGETRTLLFSGDIGRNDVPILRDPTVFTSGVDYVVMESTYGDREHPDAGAIHDQLAEVVNQAHRERGNVIIPSFAVERSQELMYYLGELLEQKRIPPTMVLVDSPMAVRVTDVFRRHPELFDEETMERLSHGNHPCDFPSLKLIRTVEQSKAINSIHGTVIIIAGSGMCTGGRIKHHLDANIDRRENTVLFVGYQAQGTLGRQILDGAQSVRLFGRQKEVRAHISQIGGFSGHAGKSELLHWITSIESKPRRAFITHGESEVAVNFAREVEAATGVPSVAPEYESEYELE; from the coding sequence ATGAAGATTAAAATTCATTTTCTGGGAGCGTCGCAAAATGTGACCGGGTCACAATATGTCGTAGAGGCAAACAACCAGCGGATCATGATTGACTGCGGGTACTACCAGGAGCGGGCCCTGCAGGATCGGAATTGGGAGCCGTTTAAGGTGCCGCCGGAAGACTTGGATGCGGTCCTATTGACTCATGCGCACCTCGACCACTGCGGGCTGCTACCGAAGTTGGGCAAGGAGGGCTTGCGCGCCAAAATCTACTGCACCTCGGCGACGGGCGACATCGCCAAGATCGTGATGGGTGACAGCGCCAAGATCCAGGAAGAAGACGTGGCCTTCAAAAAGAAGCGCCACAAGAAAGCTGGCCGTGAAGCAAAGCATCCCTATGTGCCCTTGTTTACGGTGCAGGATGCCGAGCGCGTCGGCGGCTTGATGTCCTATGTAAAGTTTGAGACGCCCGTGCGCATCGCGGATGGGTTTGAAGCCACCTTCTTCGAGAGCGGGCACATCCTCGGGGCCGCGAGTATCTTGTTGAAAATACAGTCAGGCGGCGAAACGCGCACACTCTTGTTTTCCGGTGATATCGGGCGCAACGATGTGCCCATCCTGCGCGACCCGACTGTCTTTACCAGTGGTGTGGATTATGTGGTAATGGAATCCACTTACGGCGACCGGGAACACCCCGACGCCGGCGCCATTCACGACCAGTTGGCCGAGGTGGTAAACCAGGCGCACCGTGAGCGCGGCAATGTCATCATACCCAGCTTTGCGGTCGAGCGATCCCAGGAATTGATGTATTATCTGGGTGAGTTGCTGGAGCAGAAGCGCATTCCGCCGACGATGGTACTGGTCGACAGCCCGATGGCTGTCCGGGTGACCGATGTGTTTCGCCGGCATCCGGAGCTCTTTGACGAAGAGACGATGGAACGCTTGAGCCATGGCAACCACCCCTGCGACTTTCCTTCGCTTAAGTTGATCCGAACCGTCGAGCAATCAAAGGCGATCAATTCGATCCACGGCACAGTCATCATTATCGCCGGTTCCGGAATGTGCACCGGTGGTCGCATCAAACACCACCTGGATGCGAATATCGACCGCCGGGAGAACACGGTTCTTTTCGTAGGCTATCAGGCGCAGGGCACTTTGGGGCGGCAGATTCTGGACGGAGCACAATCAGTTCGCTTGTTCGGTCGACAAAAGGAAGTACGCGCCCACATCTCACAGATCGGCGGCTTTTCCGGCCATGCCGGCAAGTCGGAGCTACTGCACTGGATCACTTCGATTGAGTCGAAGCCGCGACGTGCCTTCATCACCCATGGGGAATCCGAGGTCGCGGTGAACTTCGCCCGCGAAGTGGAAGCTGCGACCGGCGTGCCCAGTGTGGCTCCGGAATACGAATCGGAATACGAACTCGAATAA
- a CDS encoding phospholipase D family protein: MRKRVERCRGIPSALLGVVMLLYLLVSGCATDPEAYPKPESTAIRDYRSTTLGHTHAASEVAHPGESGFALLRYGHKAFNARVSMLDRAEKSIDLQVYIWEADETGRIMAQRVLAAADRGVRVRILVDDLGFGGSDRALIALDAHPKIEVRVYNPFAGRKSPVLDLLTDLQRVNRRMHNKILIVDNSFAIVGGRNIGDHYFAVAPDSNFRDLDIAAVGPVVREVSEAFDYFWRGDWSVPAAAVVRESVDLGTLKQFAADIDGLIALGHYPYPLDADLDEFQQQVEDLEGLFVWAPGRIVWDDPAVTDADGGELISKLRGKLPKLQKSLTVESAYFVVGDRGVEQVKQLTGRGITVRVLTNSLVSNDVLAAHAGHAEFRKQLLEVGAEIYELRPDSSVIRKTWEGEPLSGLHTKALVFDDESVFVGSFNLDPRSSNINTEAGIYVESPELARQVLEYMAEGVEPRNSYKLELDESDHLIWITTNNGEAVRYRKDPLSTFGQRFLAKLIELLPVESQL; this comes from the coding sequence ATGCGGAAAAGAGTGGAACGTTGCCGCGGTATCCCCAGTGCGCTACTGGGGGTTGTGATGCTTCTGTACTTGCTGGTGTCGGGCTGCGCGACCGACCCGGAAGCCTACCCGAAGCCGGAATCGACCGCGATCCGGGATTATCGGTCGACGACCCTCGGCCATACCCACGCGGCCTCGGAGGTCGCTCACCCGGGCGAGTCGGGTTTTGCCCTCCTGCGCTACGGGCACAAGGCTTTCAACGCGCGGGTCAGCATGCTTGACCGGGCGGAAAAGAGCATCGACCTGCAAGTGTATATCTGGGAAGCGGATGAAACGGGGCGCATCATGGCCCAACGGGTGCTTGCCGCGGCGGATCGTGGTGTGCGTGTCCGCATACTGGTGGACGATCTCGGCTTCGGGGGCAGCGACCGAGCCCTGATCGCGCTCGACGCGCATCCCAAGATCGAGGTACGGGTTTACAACCCCTTTGCCGGACGCAAAAGCCCGGTTCTGGATCTTCTGACGGATCTGCAACGTGTCAACAGACGCATGCACAACAAGATCCTCATCGTGGATAACAGCTTCGCCATCGTCGGCGGCCGGAATATCGGGGATCACTATTTCGCGGTAGCCCCCGATTCCAATTTTCGTGACCTTGACATTGCCGCGGTCGGCCCCGTGGTGCGTGAAGTGTCCGAGGCCTTCGATTATTTCTGGCGGGGAGACTGGTCCGTTCCCGCGGCTGCGGTTGTTCGGGAATCAGTCGATCTCGGAACCTTGAAGCAGTTTGCCGCCGATATTGATGGGTTGATTGCCCTCGGCCATTACCCGTACCCGCTTGACGCGGACCTGGACGAATTTCAGCAGCAGGTCGAGGACCTCGAGGGATTGTTTGTCTGGGCTCCGGGACGAATTGTCTGGGACGATCCGGCGGTCACCGACGCCGATGGCGGCGAGCTTATTTCTAAATTGCGCGGGAAGCTCCCGAAGCTGCAGAAATCGCTGACCGTGGAATCTGCTTACTTTGTCGTCGGGGACCGTGGCGTCGAACAGGTGAAGCAGCTCACCGGTCGGGGGATCACCGTGCGCGTTCTGACCAACTCACTAGTCTCCAATGATGTGCTGGCGGCCCACGCCGGTCATGCCGAGTTTCGCAAGCAACTGCTCGAAGTGGGTGCAGAAATCTATGAGCTACGTCCGGATTCTTCAGTGATCCGGAAGACCTGGGAGGGGGAACCGCTCTCGGGCCTGCACACCAAGGCATTGGTCTTTGACGATGAAAGCGTGTTTGTCGGCAGTTTTAACCTCGACCCCCGTTCGTCCAATATCAATACCGAGGCGGGGATCTACGTGGAGAGCCCCGAGTTGGCGCGGCAAGTCTTGGAATACATGGCCGAGGGGGTAGAGCCACGGAACAGCTACAAGCTGGAGTTGGATGAGAGCGATCACTTGATCTGGATTACCACTAACAACGGCGAGGCAGTCCGCTACCGAAAGGATCCCTTGTCGACCTTTGGGCAGCGTTTCCTAGCGAAGCTCATCGAGCTCTTGCCGGTGGAGTCGCAGTTATAG
- a CDS encoding sialate O-acetylesterase: protein MSTKRIFQTLYPTIVISLFAGQIDASVLSHYTFDTGYSDNTGTNNGSLQDGGTADNSGIATTAGYYVFGGGALTLSGESTDYVALSTTTFDTGAGEAYSIAFWARRADISRAWDMVIGHREDTANFIGFTSSTSNINPGGLRLRGDATDDVDAIYDPDNQDEWHHYVVSVTSGNIATVYIDGVVASLEDSNDSPATTFTYSAIGDAYSNDGLEFEGQIDEVWIFDEAIDAATVNYLYQYNSTAEPVADTTAPTLAGSDIVDDASGGPVTKGDTISYTVAFSENIDDSTVDISDFGNAGTAAITINSVSESSPGSFTVEVTLDSEGTLQLTLLAGSIITDESGNALDTSEAITDDTTLDVLTVKHLQVFLIGGQSNADGRAPTEDLPTSPENLQAAQDDVDFFYLFEGGSETLTSLQPGLSENSQYGISQFGPAITFGRELSDSIADGTTTRVAIIKYANGGTNLYTHWKAGGDATTDGDGPEYVTFQETVADGLAALATAYPDADIEIQGMLWLQGESDCDSDSYATAYEANLSAFIDDLRATFLNSYGTYESDLLFIIARLSSAQTYLDATRLAMIREAQVAVADADARAVWIDTDNVSIKESDHLHFDADGQQALGLAAAEKVLEFPVSIQTETGGSFSIGTSNALKGLQYTLFGSTTLDNWTELTSTQASDRSVSITYTPTDSDDNNHFFILERSVPEAE from the coding sequence ATGTCAACGAAGCGCATCTTTCAGACACTCTATCCCACGATCGTAATCTCCCTGTTTGCAGGACAAATCGATGCAAGCGTTCTTTCGCATTACACCTTCGACACCGGTTACAGCGACAACACGGGAACGAACAATGGCAGCCTTCAAGATGGCGGCACAGCCGACAACAGCGGAATTGCCACCACGGCCGGTTATTATGTATTTGGTGGCGGCGCACTGACTCTCAGCGGAGAGAGCACGGACTATGTTGCGCTATCGACAACGACTTTCGACACCGGAGCGGGCGAGGCTTACTCGATTGCCTTCTGGGCACGGCGCGCGGACATTAGTCGGGCTTGGGATATGGTCATCGGCCATCGTGAAGATACAGCAAACTTCATTGGGTTCACCAGTTCGACAAGTAATATCAACCCGGGTGGCCTCCGGCTACGGGGCGATGCTACAGATGATGTGGATGCGATTTACGATCCTGACAATCAGGACGAATGGCACCATTATGTCGTCAGCGTGACATCCGGAAATATCGCAACGGTGTATATCGATGGTGTCGTCGCCAGTCTCGAAGACTCGAACGATAGCCCAGCAACAACATTCACCTACAGTGCGATCGGCGACGCATACAGCAACGATGGCTTGGAGTTCGAGGGACAGATCGACGAAGTATGGATCTTCGATGAGGCGATCGATGCAGCAACAGTCAATTATCTGTATCAGTATAATTCCACCGCTGAACCAGTAGCCGACACGACGGCACCAACCCTTGCCGGCAGCGACATCGTGGATGATGCTAGCGGCGGACCGGTGACGAAAGGTGATACCATCAGCTATACTGTAGCCTTCAGCGAGAACATCGATGACTCAACCGTGGATATCTCCGACTTCGGCAACGCTGGAACTGCAGCGATTACAATCAACAGCGTAAGCGAGTCGAGCCCCGGTAGTTTTACGGTGGAAGTCACGCTCGATTCCGAAGGCACACTGCAGCTTACATTGCTGGCCGGGTCCATCATCACCGATGAATCAGGCAATGCGCTGGATACCAGTGAAGCCATCACAGACGACACCACGCTTGACGTGTTAACCGTCAAGCACCTGCAAGTCTTCCTCATTGGCGGCCAGTCCAACGCCGATGGCCGGGCCCCCACGGAAGATCTGCCAACCTCCCCGGAGAACCTGCAAGCCGCTCAAGACGACGTGGACTTCTTTTACCTGTTCGAAGGCGGCAGTGAAACATTGACCTCCTTGCAACCGGGCCTATCGGAAAACAGTCAATATGGCATCAGTCAATTTGGTCCGGCCATCACCTTCGGGCGCGAGCTGTCCGACAGTATCGCCGATGGCACCACCACCCGAGTCGCCATCATCAAGTATGCAAACGGCGGCACAAACCTATACACGCACTGGAAAGCAGGTGGTGATGCGACGACTGACGGTGACGGTCCGGAATACGTCACATTTCAGGAAACCGTAGCCGATGGTCTCGCCGCTCTGGCCACAGCTTACCCCGACGCAGACATTGAGATCCAGGGCATGCTCTGGCTCCAAGGTGAAAGCGATTGTGACAGCGACAGTTATGCAACTGCCTACGAAGCCAACCTCTCGGCCTTTATTGATGACCTGCGAGCCACATTCCTGAATAGCTATGGCACTTACGAGTCCGATCTGCTTTTCATCATCGCTCGCCTTTCCAGTGCGCAGACATATCTTGATGCCACGCGTCTGGCCATGATACGAGAGGCACAGGTCGCGGTTGCCGATGCCGATGCCAGAGCGGTTTGGATCGATACCGATAATGTATCCATAAAAGAAAGCGACCATCTTCATTTCGATGCCGATGGACAGCAAGCGCTCGGTCTCGCAGCAGCGGAGAAGGTGCTGGAGTTTCCGGTCTCGATTCAAACAGAAACAGGAGGGAGCTTCTCCATCGGTACCAGCAATGCGCTCAAAGGCCTTCAATATACGCTGTTCGGCAGCACGACTTTGGACAACTGGACCGAACTCACATCCACCCAAGCATCTGACCGCAGCGTAAGCATCACCTACACGCCCACCGACAGTGATGATAACAATCACTTCTTCATCCTGGAACGCTCGGTACCCGAAGCAGAATGA
- a CDS encoding arylsulfatase, with translation MKCFPIACTLFCALTSALLAADKPNILVIWGDDIGMWNISAYHRGMMGGSTPNIDRIGDEGMIFMDHYAQASCTAGRAAFILGQYPLRTGLSTVGLPGAKEGIQPSDPTLAQMLKDYGYVTGQFGKNHLGDRDEHLPTMHGFDEFFGILYHLNAGEYPEQYDFPKDEATQERFGLKQRGVIHSKSTGDGTQEVEDLGEWGRERQRNLDQEVLVQSKRFIKDAVTADKPFFVWHNTTRMHYRTNLNEEYDGKTGYGLYADGMAELDDDVGELLDLLDELGVADNTIVMFSTDNGAPCNSWPDGGNQPFHGEKGVGGWEGGFRVPMLVKWDGRIPAGTSTGEFMTMEDWMPTLMSWVGDDNVKEDLLDGMDIGGKSYRVHLDGYDQSDLLLNQGKSKRKEFYYFTETTFHGIRWGDWKALFIDQEEWFRGEQVPLSTPYLINLKLDPFERFIHARGYDEWAENRSWIIGQIGKQVADFVASFKDYPPSQKSLSVQVTGVADMINSQSMGR, from the coding sequence ATGAAATGCTTCCCTATCGCATGCACACTCTTCTGTGCATTGACATCCGCCCTACTCGCCGCCGACAAACCGAACATCCTGGTCATCTGGGGTGACGATATCGGCATGTGGAATATAAGCGCCTATCATCGCGGGATGATGGGGGGCAGCACCCCGAACATCGACCGGATTGGCGACGAGGGCATGATCTTCATGGATCACTATGCCCAGGCCTCCTGTACCGCCGGCCGGGCCGCATTTATTCTCGGACAGTATCCGCTCCGCACCGGCCTCAGCACGGTGGGCCTTCCCGGCGCCAAAGAAGGAATTCAGCCGAGCGACCCGACCTTGGCCCAGATGCTGAAGGACTATGGCTACGTCACCGGACAGTTTGGCAAGAACCACCTGGGTGACCGTGACGAGCACCTGCCCACCATGCATGGCTTCGATGAGTTTTTCGGGATACTCTACCACCTCAACGCGGGCGAATACCCCGAGCAGTACGACTTCCCGAAAGACGAGGCGACACAGGAGCGGTTCGGATTGAAGCAGCGCGGCGTCATCCACTCGAAGTCGACCGGTGACGGCACACAGGAAGTCGAAGACCTTGGTGAGTGGGGCCGCGAACGTCAGCGCAACCTCGACCAGGAGGTGCTCGTCCAGTCAAAGCGATTCATCAAAGACGCAGTCACCGCCGACAAGCCCTTCTTCGTCTGGCACAACACCACCCGTATGCACTACCGGACGAACCTGAACGAGGAGTATGACGGCAAGACCGGCTATGGTCTATATGCCGATGGCATGGCAGAGTTGGACGATGACGTCGGCGAATTGCTGGACCTGCTGGACGAGCTCGGAGTGGCCGACAACACGATCGTAATGTTTTCGACCGATAATGGCGCGCCCTGCAACTCGTGGCCGGACGGCGGCAACCAGCCTTTCCATGGCGAAAAAGGCGTCGGCGGTTGGGAAGGCGGCTTTCGCGTGCCGATGTTGGTCAAATGGGATGGTCGCATCCCCGCCGGCACCAGCACCGGTGAGTTCATGACGATGGAGGACTGGATGCCCACCCTAATGTCCTGGGTCGGGGATGACAACGTCAAGGAAGACTTGCTGGACGGGATGGACATCGGGGGCAAGAGCTACCGCGTACACCTGGATGGTTACGACCAGAGTGATTTGCTCCTGAACCAAGGAAAAAGTAAGCGCAAGGAATTCTACTATTTCACCGAAACGACCTTCCATGGCATCCGCTGGGGCGACTGGAAAGCGCTCTTTATCGACCAGGAAGAATGGTTCCGGGGTGAACAGGTCCCCCTGAGCACGCCCTATCTGATCAACCTGAAGCTCGACCCCTTTGAGCGCTTCATCCATGCCCGCGGCTATGACGAATGGGCTGAGAACAGAAGCTGGATTATTGGACAGATCGGCAAGCAGGTCGCGGACTTCGTGGCAAGCTTCAAGGATTACCCACCCAGTCAGAAGAGTTTGTCCGTTCAGGTTACAGGGGTGGCTGACATGATAAATTCCCAATCGATGGGACGCTGA